The genomic window GAGCGCAAAAAAGCCCGGACGCGTGCCGCCATCCAGCGGCACGCGCTCCGCCTCTTCCGCGAAGCGGGCTACAGCGCCACCACCATGGAGCAGATCGCCGCAGCGGCCGACGTCTCGCCGAGCACGCTGTACCGGTACTTCCCGACCAAGGAGGACCTGATCCTCCAGGACGACTACGACCCGCTGCTCGAGGCGACGTTCCGCGCCCAACCGCCGGAGCTGCCGATCCTGGAGGCGTTCCGCGCCTCCGTCCACGAAGCCATGCTCCAGATCCCCGCCGAGGACCAGGCCGAAGCCCTCGAACGGGCCCGCCTGGCGTACACCATCCCCGAAGTCCGGGCCCGCACCCTGGACCACATGTTCACCACCACGGACATGATCGCCGACCTCTTCGCCGAACGACTGAACCGCTCCCGCGACGAACTGGAGGTCCGCGTCCTGGCCGGCAGCGTCATAGGGGCACTGATGGCAGCCCAGCAGCGCTGGATCGCCGACCCGGAACCGGACATGTTCGGCGTCCTGGAACGTGCCCTGCAGGTCCTGATCGACGGCCCCGGCAACCTCGGCCCCGGCCACCCAGACCCCGCCTCCGCCCCCGACTCCAGCCCCTGTACCGACCCCACCCCGCAAGGGCCTGACAGCCGGTAACCTTCAGCACGTGGACATAGAACCGACTCCGTGCCGCTGCCTGCTGTGCCAGCCCGCCATCGCCGACGAGGCGCAGTGGGACCTCCGCGACCGCGAGATCGCGCGCAACGTCCGCGAGTACGGCTGGCACACCATGGGCGTGACCGGCTATGACACGCCGGACTGGGCCTACTCGATCGGAATGTGGCACACCCACGGCGGCTACGACGTCTGCATGGCAGGACTGCCGGTGGAGAACTCGATGGCGCTGGTCTCAAAGATCGCGCAACAGGTCCTCGACGGCCGCGCACTCGGCCCGGAGAAGCGCCGCCTGGACGTGATCGAAGGCTACGAAGTCGCCACCCGCCCGGTGCACCCGAGCTGGTACCCGGCCATGTTCGGCGCCGGACTGGACTTCTTCCAGACCCCGCCGTGGCCGATGCTGCAGGCGGTGTGGCCGGACCGCGAGGGACGTTTCCCCTGGGAGGAGGGGGCTGATCCGGAGAAGCAGGATCAGCAGCCTTTCCTGTGGGTGGCTCGGAACGAGCACCCGGCCAGCATGTGGGTTTCTTCTTCTTTGAGCTTGTAGTCGGTTGGCTGGCCGTGGGTTCATAGCCAGCTCGTCGGTCCGCCGTGCAGCCACACGTCCGCCGCCAATCACCAACCTTCCGCGGCGGGCCGGCTGGCGAAGCATCTGCCTGAC from Catenulispora sp. EB89 includes these protein-coding regions:
- a CDS encoding TetR/AcrR family transcriptional regulator, producing the protein MPQTDQAPAAAAPVAAPTGLRERKKARTRAAIQRHALRLFREAGYSATTMEQIAAAADVSPSTLYRYFPTKEDLILQDDYDPLLEATFRAQPPELPILEAFRASVHEAMLQIPAEDQAEALERARLAYTIPEVRARTLDHMFTTTDMIADLFAERLNRSRDELEVRVLAGSVIGALMAAQQRWIADPEPDMFGVLERALQVLIDGPGNLGPGHPDPASAPDSSPCTDPTPQGPDSR
- a CDS encoding DUF4262 domain-containing protein, whose translation is MDIEPTPCRCLLCQPAIADEAQWDLRDREIARNVREYGWHTMGVTGYDTPDWAYSIGMWHTHGGYDVCMAGLPVENSMALVSKIAQQVLDGRALGPEKRRLDVIEGYEVATRPVHPSWYPAMFGAGLDFFQTPPWPMLQAVWPDREGRFPWEEGADPEKQDQQPFLWVARNEHPASMWVSSSLSL